The sequence TCGGGGTCGTGCAGTACGTACTCAAGCCCTTCACGTTCGCGACGCTGCGCGACCGGCTCACGCGGTACGGGGAGTTCAGGGCGGCGGCTGGCGAGGCGGCGGGCCAGGACGACGTGGACCGCGCCCTCGCCGCGCTGCGCGCCCCGCGCCCGGCCGACCCGCCGAAGGGGCTGAGCGCCCCGACCCTGGACCGCGTCACCCAGGCGCTGCGCGCGGCGGGCGAGGACGGCCTCACCGCGCAGTCGACGGCGGATCTCGCGGGCCTCTCGCGCATCACGGCCCGCCGCTACCTCGAACACCTCGTCACCACGGGCCTCGCGACCCGCGCCCCGCGCTACGGGCAGGTGGGGCGCCCGGAGTTGCACTACCGCTGGGAGGCGCGGGGCTGACGCCTCAGGCGGAGGCGGCCTCGCGCGCGATCCGCT comes from Streptomyces sp. Tu6071 and encodes:
- a CDS encoding response regulator encodes the protein MSEDVRVLVVEDETVAADAHRLYVERVPGFTVAAVAHSAAAARRALERTPIDLVLLDLYLPDGHGLQLLRGLRSAGHRADVIAVTSARDLAVVREGVSLGVVQYVLKPFTFATLRDRLTRYGEFRAAAGEAAGQDDVDRALAALRAPRPADPPKGLSAPTLDRVTQALRAAGEDGLTAQSTADLAGLSRITARRYLEHLVTTGLATRAPRYGQVGRPELHYRWEARG